Below is a window of Streptomyces sp. NBC_00223 DNA.
CAGGTCGAGCAGTGTGCGGGACGGCATCGGTCCCTGCTGGCGGGCCCACTGGAGCAGCGGGAAGAACACCCCGGCGCGGTTCCTGGTCTCGGTGACGCCGTCGGTGTACAGCAGCAGCTGGTCGCCGGGGGAGAGCGGGACCGTGTCCATGGTGTACTCGGCGCCGATCAGCCTGGCCATGTTGATGGGCGGCGAGGGTTCGGTCGGATCCACCGACCTGACGTCTCCCGTGGCGCACAGCAGCAGCGGTGGCGGGTGCCCGCAGTTGACGAACACGGCGGACCCGCCCTGGTGCGGGATCTCGGCGAGTACGGCGGTGGCGAACCGTTCCCCGGCATCAGGCGAGGGCAGGGTGTCGCTGTAGCGGGCCAGGCTGGTGTCCAGCCGGCGGGCCAGCCGTTCGAGATCCGGCTCGTCGTACGCCGCCTCGCGGAAGGAGTGCATGATGGCGCTGGCCACCCCCACGGCGGACAGGCCCTTCCCGCGGACGTCGCCGATGAGCATCCGGACCCCGTGCCGGGTCTCGATGACCTCGAAGAAGTCCCCGCCGATGCGGGCTTCCTCGGCGGCGGCGAGGTAGAGCGACTCGATCCGGATGTTCGGCAGGGAGTGCGGCAGCGGATGCAGTACGACGGCCTGGGCGGCGTCGGCGACCGAGCGGACCTGGGAGAGGGTGCGTTCGCGCTGGAGCCGTACATGGGAGGCGTAGGCGGCCGCGGCGGTGACCGCGGCGATGGCGCCCAGCGTGAAGACGGGGGCCTGTTGCTTGAGAATGAGTTCGATGGCGATCACCAGGACCACCGTGACCGCGCCCAGGCCGATGGTGGCCGCCACCGACCACATGGACGCGGCCAGCGCGGGCGCGGCGGGCAGCAGCCGGCTGACGGCGAAGTTCTTCGGCGTGGACGCGGCCAGCGCGCCGATCACCAGGGTCAGCAGCAGCGGCGCCGCCTGCACGGAATTCCACCGCCGGGGCCGCAGCCGCCGGTGCCAGGGCCGGTGATCCGTCGTCATATAAGCGAGCGTATCCGCACAATCCGCTCATACGACGCGGCGCGACGGCGTGTTCCCTTCCCTACAGGGTCCCCTCGGCGGCCGACCGACGACCGCCCACCGCCCCCACGATCAGCTCGCCGCGCCGGGGTCCGGCTCCCGCGCCGCACTCCGCGTCCGGGCCGGCCTCTACAGGGCCGAGCCCGGACGCCGGACGCGGGCTCTCACTTCGCGCGCCTTCTCCTGGCGTTCATCCGCTGCGCGAACCCGAACACCGGGACGACGGCGAGCGGCTCGACGACGATGCACCAGGCGTCCGGCACGAGCCAGACCACAAGGGATTCGAAGACGACGAGGAACAGCACGGCGCCGATGAGGAAGCTCCTCCCCCACACCCAGGCGACAGGGCTGTAATCACCCATGGGAAGAGGGTCGGGCACGGGCTCCGCGCCCCGCGGTTCGTTCTCGGCGCTCATCGGACAGCCCCTCCCCGCCGGTCTGCCCGCTCAGTGCCGAAGTGACGCTCTCCACCGCGGAGTTGCCCGCCGCGGCCCGGCACACCCGGCCGGCGTAGGCCATGCACCCCACCTCACCGCCCACCCGCACCGGGGCGACGACGAGTCCGGGGGGCGACGGGAGGGTGCGGCCGCGGGGCCTTGGCGGCGGGGAACCAAGGGGGGCGGAGGGGGCAGGTGGAGGGGTTTGGGAGGATGTCCGGATGGACACCGAGGTGAGGGCGGGGGCCGTCGCGCCCTGGGAGCTGCGGGCCGGGCGGACCGCCGACGTGGAGGCCGTCGCGGAGCTGCGTGCCGCCGTGATGCGCGCGGACCTGGAACGGCTCGGCCGCTACGACGACCACCGGGTGCGCCAGCGGCTGCGCGACTCCTTCTCCACCCGCCACACCTCGATCGTCACGGTCGGCGGCGAATTCGCCGGCTGCGTCACCCTCCGGCCGGTGGACGACGGCCTGCTGCTCGAACACTTCTATCTCGCCCCGCACCACCAGGGCCGCGGACTCGGCTCCGCGGTGCTGCGTACGGTGCTGGCGCGGGCCGACGCGCAGGGCGCGACCGTCCGGCTGAAGGTCCTCCAGGGCAGCGCCGCACAGCGGCTGTACGCGCGCCACGGTTTCACCGTCGAGGCCCAGGACCCGATCGACGTCCTCATGACCCGCCCGCCGACCGCTTCCGGGCGCCCATGCGCGCCCGGGAGCCGCCTCAGTGCCGGATGAACTCCAGCAGATCCGCCTCGACGGCCGCCCGGTACCCGCCGACCAGCCCGTGCGGGGCGCCGGGGTGCGCCTTGAGTACGGCACCGTCGATGAGTTCCGCGGACTTCGGTCCGGCCGCGCGGAAGGGCACGATCTGGTCGTCCTCGCCGTGGACGACCAGCGTGGGAACGTCGAACTTCCCCAGGTCGGCCGTGAAATCGGTCTCCGAGAACTGCCGGACGCACTCGTACGCGCCCCGGTAGCCGACCTGCATACTCAGCCGCCAGAAAGCGCGCCGGACCCCCTCGGAGGTCTCGGCGCCGGGGCGGTTGAAGCCGTAGAAGCTCTCGCTCAGGTCCCAGTAGAACTGTGAGCGGTCGGCCCGCACCCCCTCCCGGATGGCGTCGAACGCCTCCAGCGGGGTGCCCTCGGGATTGGTCCCGCTCTTCACCATGACCGGCGGGACGGCGCCGATCAGCACCGCCTTGGCGACCCGCCCGGTACCGTGCCGGCCGATGTAGCGCGCCACCTCGCCGCCGCCGGTCGAGTGCCCGACCAGGACCACGTCCCGCAGGTCGAGCTGCTCGATCAGCTCGGCGAGGTCGTCGGCGTACGTGTCCATGTCGTTGCCGTCCCACGGCTGGTCGGAGCGTCCATGGCCGCGGCGGTCGTGCGCGACGGCCCGGAAACCGTGGGTGGCGACGAGGGCGGCCTGCTCGTCCCAGATGTCGGCGCTCAGCGGCCAGCCGTGACTGAAGACGACCGGCTGCCCGCTTCCCCAGTCCTTGTGGAAGATCTTCGTGCCGTCCTGGGCCGTGATGAAGGGCATTGCGGACTCCCTTGCCTTGCTTGCCCCGCTGGGGCGTTTCCCGATGTACTCGCCACGGACGCTAGCCCGCGCCTGTCGTGTGCACGGTGTGAACACTCACAGGTGAACGTCCCTTCGCCGGGATGGACCACATGATCGGCCGACCTCACGGTGCGCCCCTCGGCGCGGTGCGGAGCACGTAACACCGGGTTCGCACAAGCGATGGCAAAGCCGCGAAATGTCGGTGTTCTGCAATGTGCCAAGTGCCTTCTCGCTCGCACTTGCGCCACTAGAATCGGCGCATGCACACGTACCGGATCGGTGAGGCCGCGGCCCTGATGGGTGTCAGTCCCGACACCCTGCGTCGGTGGGTCGACGGCGGGCGGTTGCAGGCCGAGCGTGACGAACAGGGCCGTCGGATCATCCCCGGCCCCGCGCTCGCGTCCTTCGCGCGGGAGCTCAAGCGGGAGGAGAAGGCCCGCTCGGGCTCGTCCGCGCGCAATCGGTTCGCCGGGATCGTCACCGACGTGATTCTCGGGGACGTCTCGGCCCAGGTCGAGATCCAGGCCGGGCCGTTCCGGGTGGTGTCGATGATCAGCCGGGAGTCGGCGGAGGAATTGCAGCTGGAGCCAGGTGTTCCGGCGACCGCCGTGATCAAGTCGACCAACGTGGTGGTGGAAAGACCGTGACCCCGCGCAACCCCACAGCGCGGCAGAGAGGGAGATTCCTGTGACAGTCCGTTCCATACGGCGCGGCACCCTGTGTCTGGCCGCCGGCGGCACCGCTTTGCTGCTGGCGCTCACCGCCTGCTCCTCCTCGGACAAGTCGTCCGACGCCACTGCGACATCCGGGTCGAGTTCCGACTCGGCGTCGAAGGAGGTGTCGGGGACGCTTGTCGTCTTCGCGGCGGCTTCGCTGAAGGAGAGCTTCACGACCCTGGGCGACCAGTTCAAGGCCGCGTACCCCGGCACCAACGTGGTGTTCAGCTTCGCCGGCAGCGACGCGCTGGCGGCGAGCCTGACCAACGGCGCCCCGGCCGACGTCTTCGCCGCGGCGAGCCCCAAGACGATGAAGATCGTCACGGACGCCGGTGACGGGCAGGGCACGCCCACCACCTTCGTCCGCAACCAGCTGGAGATCGCGACGCTTCCGGGCAACCCGAAGCACATCGCGTCGCTCAAGGACCTGACGAAGTCCGGTCTGAAGGTGGCGCTCTGCGCGAAGACCGTGCCGTGCGGCTCCGCGGCCGAGACC
It encodes the following:
- a CDS encoding PP2C family protein-serine/threonine phosphatase codes for the protein MTTDHRPWHRRLRPRRWNSVQAAPLLLTLVIGALAASTPKNFAVSRLLPAAPALAASMWSVAATIGLGAVTVVLVIAIELILKQQAPVFTLGAIAAVTAAAAYASHVRLQRERTLSQVRSVADAAQAVVLHPLPHSLPNIRIESLYLAAAEEARIGGDFFEVIETRHGVRMLIGDVRGKGLSAVGVASAIMHSFREAAYDEPDLERLARRLDTSLARYSDTLPSPDAGERFATAVLAEIPHQGGSAVFVNCGHPPPLLLCATGDVRSVDPTEPSPPINMARLIGAEYTMDTVPLSPGDQLLLYTDGVTETRNRAGVFFPLLQWARQQGPMPSRTLLDLLHQRLLRYSGAGLDDDIAVLLVRYDGPPSGR
- a CDS encoding GNAT family N-acetyltransferase, with amino-acid sequence MDTEVRAGAVAPWELRAGRTADVEAVAELRAAVMRADLERLGRYDDHRVRQRLRDSFSTRHTSIVTVGGEFAGCVTLRPVDDGLLLEHFYLAPHHQGRGLGSAVLRTVLARADAQGATVRLKVLQGSAAQRLYARHGFTVEAQDPIDVLMTRPPTASGRPCAPGSRLSAG
- a CDS encoding alpha/beta fold hydrolase; this translates as MPFITAQDGTKIFHKDWGSGQPVVFSHGWPLSADIWDEQAALVATHGFRAVAHDRRGHGRSDQPWDGNDMDTYADDLAELIEQLDLRDVVLVGHSTGGGEVARYIGRHGTGRVAKAVLIGAVPPVMVKSGTNPEGTPLEAFDAIREGVRADRSQFYWDLSESFYGFNRPGAETSEGVRRAFWRLSMQVGYRGAYECVRQFSETDFTADLGKFDVPTLVVHGEDDQIVPFRAAGPKSAELIDGAVLKAHPGAPHGLVGGYRAAVEADLLEFIRH
- a CDS encoding TOBE domain-containing protein, whose protein sequence is MHTYRIGEAAALMGVSPDTLRRWVDGGRLQAERDEQGRRIIPGPALASFARELKREEKARSGSSARNRFAGIVTDVILGDVSAQVEIQAGPFRVVSMISRESAEELQLEPGVPATAVIKSTNVVVERP
- the modA gene encoding molybdate ABC transporter substrate-binding protein is translated as MTVRSIRRGTLCLAAGGTALLLALTACSSSDKSSDATATSGSSSDSASKEVSGTLVVFAAASLKESFTTLGDQFKAAYPGTNVVFSFAGSDALAASLTNGAPADVFAAASPKTMKIVTDAGDGQGTPTTFVRNQLEIATLPGNPKHIASLKDLTKSGLKVALCAKTVPCGSAAETALTGSGIKLTPVSYEQDVKSALTKVELKEVDASVVYKTDVKAAGGKVTGVDFPESANAINDYPIVQLTKAPNPNAAQAFIALVKSAEGQKVLSQAGFLNP